From a single Rosa rugosa chromosome 7, drRosRugo1.1, whole genome shotgun sequence genomic region:
- the LOC133722222 gene encoding uncharacterized protein LOC133722222 encodes MESETTVHDGGCHCKNVRWRVQAPTKVVAWSCNCSNCSMRGNTHFIVPSERFELLGNSEQFLTTYSFGSHTAKHTFCKVCGITSFYYPRSNPDGVAITYRCVDPGTLTYVEVKYFDGQNWENSYNQSNIASQSKVDSGN; translated from the coding sequence ATGGAGTCTGAGACGACAGTACATGATGGTGGGTGCCACTGCAAGAATGTAAGATGGCGAGTGCAAGCGCCTACTAAGGTTGTGGCTTGGAGTTGCAACTGTTCAAATTGCTCTATGAGGGGTAACACGCATTTCATTGTCCCTTCTGAAAGATTTGAACTCTTGGGTAATTCTGAACAGTTTCTCACAACTTATAGCTTTGGTTCTCACACGGCAAAGCATACTTTCTGTAAGGTCTGTGGGATAACTTCATTTTATTATCCACGCTCAAACCCTGATGGGGTTGCCATCACATATAGGTGTGTTGATCCTGGAACACTAACCTATGTTGAGGTCAAGTATTTTGATGgccaaaattgggaaaactcCTACAACCAGTCGAACATTGCTTCGCAGTCAAAGGTAGACTCTGGAAACTAA
- the LOC133722221 gene encoding uncharacterized protein LOC133722221, protein MGSSSVVELLPKDYGYVVLVAVLYSFLNFFMAFQVGKARKKYKVFYPTMYASESDNKDAKVFNCVQRGHQNSLEMMPLFFVFLLLGGLRHPCISAGLGLLYTVSRYFYFKGYSTGDPQKRLPIGGYGFLALMGLIVCTSSFGVTLLLRA, encoded by the exons ATGGGTTCTTCTTCAGTTGTGGAATTGCTTCCTAAAGATTACGGGTATGTGGTTCTGGTGGCTGTCCTCTACAGCTTTCTGAATTTCTTCATGGCGTTCCAAGTGGGTAAGGCCAGGAAGAAGTACAAGGTGTTTTACCCGACCATGTATGCATCGGAGTCCGACAACAAAGACGCCAAGGTGTTCAACTGTGTTCAGAGAGGTCACCAGAACTCCCTTGAAATGATGCCTTTGTTCTTTGTCTTCCTCCTTTTGGGTGGTCTCAGGCATCCTTGCATTTCTGCCGGCCTCGGATTGCTCTACACCGTTTCTCGCTATTTCTATTTCAAAGGCTACTCCACCGGCGACCCCCAAAAGCGTCTCCCTATCgg GGGGTACGGGTTCTTGGCTTTGATGGGGCTTATAGTGTGCACAAGTTCCTTCGGGGTCACTCTTCTTCTGCGAGCATAA